From a region of the Vicingus serpentipes genome:
- a CDS encoding YicC/YloC family endoribonuclease has translation MIKSMTGFGKATAEVNNKKISVEIKSLNSKQADMFVRMPSFYKEKELPVRSLINKELERGKIEFNLYVELLAEQSSVNLNKDLFKKYYTELKDVLADLNEATTNENLVSIVAKMPDVYKSEKSELDETEWVEIEKTIKEAIIALDNFRRDEGKSLLEELTLRINNIVSLLAEVEQYDEERITTVKERISNHLKEAVGEQNINNDRFEQELIFYIEKFDVTEEKTRLTTHCNYFLETLNSDISEGKKLGFISQEIGREINTLGSKANHADIQKIVVKMKDELEKIKEQALNIL, from the coding sequence ATGATTAAATCGATGACTGGCTTTGGCAAAGCAACTGCCGAAGTAAATAACAAAAAAATTAGCGTAGAAATAAAATCGCTAAACAGTAAACAGGCTGACATGTTTGTACGAATGCCTTCTTTTTATAAGGAAAAAGAATTGCCGGTTAGATCATTGATTAACAAAGAATTGGAGAGAGGAAAGATCGAGTTTAATCTTTATGTAGAATTACTAGCTGAACAATCATCAGTTAACCTAAACAAAGACCTTTTTAAAAAATACTATACCGAACTGAAAGATGTTTTAGCAGATTTAAATGAAGCAACTACTAATGAAAATCTTGTTTCTATTGTTGCTAAAATGCCTGACGTTTATAAATCAGAAAAGTCTGAATTAGACGAAACTGAATGGGTAGAAATTGAAAAAACAATAAAAGAAGCTATTATTGCTCTCGATAATTTTAGAAGAGACGAAGGAAAATCATTACTTGAAGAGCTTACGTTAAGAATAAATAATATTGTTTCGCTTTTAGCTGAGGTAGAACAATATGATGAAGAAAGAATAACTACAGTAAAAGAAAGAATTAGCAACCACTTAAAAGAAGCTGTTGGTGAACAAAACATCAACAACGACAGGTTTGAACAAGAGTTAATTTTTTACATCGAAAAATTTGATGTTACTGAAGAAAAAACTAGGCTAACAACTCACTGCAATTATTTTTTAGAAACCCTAAATTCTGATATTTCTGAAGGAAAAAAATTAGGTTTTATTTCTCAAGAAATTGGAAGAGAGATTAATACCTTAGGCTCTAAAGCTAACCACGCTGACATTCAAAAAATTGTGGTGAAAATGAAAGATGAGCTAGAAAAAATTAAAGAACAAGCATTAAACATATTATAA
- the gmk gene encoding guanylate kinase: MEGKCIILCAPSGAGKTSITKFLLEQDLGLEFSISACNREKRENEKDGVDYHFLSTEDFKRRIDNNEFVEWEEVYKDNYYGTLKTEINRIWNSGKNVIFDVDVEGGLSLTKHFGEKAMAIFIQPPSMEALEERLRGRGTEDEEKIQKRLAKAGKELSYAKWFDTIIVNSNLEESQKEALHIVKSFLKK, from the coding sequence ATGGAAGGAAAGTGTATTATTTTATGTGCCCCATCGGGAGCAGGAAAAACTTCAATTACTAAATTTTTGTTAGAGCAAGATTTAGGATTAGAATTTTCAATTTCGGCATGCAATAGAGAAAAAAGAGAAAATGAAAAAGACGGTGTTGACTATCATTTTTTATCTACTGAAGATTTTAAAAGACGAATTGACAACAATGAATTTGTAGAATGGGAGGAAGTTTATAAAGATAATTATTATGGAACTTTAAAAACTGAAATTAACAGAATTTGGAATAGCGGAAAAAATGTAATTTTTGACGTTGACGTTGAGGGAGGATTAAGTTTAACAAAACATTTTGGTGAAAAAGCGATGGCTATTTTTATCCAACCCCCTTCAATGGAAGCTTTAGAAGAAAGATTAAGAGGAAGGGGAACAGAGGATGAAGAAAAAATTCAAAAAAGATTAGCCAAAGCGGGTAAAGAATTATCTTATGCAAAATGGTTTGATACTATTATAGTAAACTCTAATCTTGAAGAATCTCAAAAAGAAGCCTTACACATTGTAAAATCGTTTTTGAAGAAATAG